One window from the genome of Streptococcus salivarius encodes:
- a CDS encoding diacylglycerol/lipid kinase family protein, with protein sequence MKKVMIIINPTSGGETALDYKESLENKAKKYFDYVETKITQKAKDATQFAEKASKEKYDAVIVFGGDGTVNEVISGIAEKNHIPKLGIIPGGTGNLITKLLEINQNIDQAIEELDFNFTKTIDVGKANQNYFGYIFSVGSIPEAIHNVDIEDKTKYGIFAYAINTMKSVVEDDVFNVRIESENGNYEGEASQVLVLLSNYYADKKLFDENTDGYGNILILKDASIISKLSTIPDLLKGDLVGNDNIEYIKARNIRITSEVELESDVDGDKSDNLPVDIKILGNHIEVFSGTKI encoded by the coding sequence ATGAAAAAAGTAATGATAATTATTAATCCAACTTCTGGAGGAGAAACAGCATTAGATTATAAAGAGAGCTTGGAGAATAAGGCTAAAAAGTATTTTGATTATGTTGAAACTAAGATTACGCAAAAAGCCAAAGATGCAACTCAATTTGCTGAAAAAGCCTCTAAAGAAAAATATGATGCAGTAATTGTTTTTGGTGGAGACGGTACTGTAAATGAGGTTATTTCAGGGATTGCTGAAAAAAATCACATCCCAAAACTTGGGATTATTCCTGGTGGAACTGGTAATTTAATCACTAAGCTATTAGAAATCAACCAAAATATTGATCAAGCGATTGAAGAACTTGATTTCAATTTTACTAAAACCATTGATGTTGGAAAAGCTAATCAAAATTATTTTGGCTATATTTTTAGTGTTGGATCTATACCAGAAGCTATTCATAACGTTGATATTGAAGATAAAACAAAGTACGGTATCTTTGCATATGCAATCAATACGATGAAGTCTGTTGTGGAAGACGATGTATTTAATGTTCGTATTGAAAGCGAAAATGGCAATTATGAAGGTGAAGCTAGTCAGGTCTTAGTTCTTCTATCTAATTACTATGCAGACAAAAAACTATTTGATGAAAATACAGATGGATATGGAAATATCTTGATTTTAAAAGATGCATCCATCATTTCTAAATTATCGACTATCCCAGATTTGTTAAAAGGGGATCTAGTAGGTAACGATAATATCGAATATATCAAAGCGCGTAATATTAGGATTACTTCAGAGGTTGAGTTAGAGTCAGATGTTGATGGAGACAAATCGGATAATCTTCCAGTAGATATAAAAATACTCGGGAACCATATCGAAGTGTTCTCAGGCACCAAAATATAG
- a CDS encoding DUF4300 family protein: MITLKKQTLILLSISSLLLVGLAVFAHLHKKEEQANYSNLNSKASISEVRALLSKHLNEESVDNFINLVNDYNNTVGSVGLSGDFAPFTKTDYDVEKISSLWTAKHGDFIGTNCRINTYTLLKGKIKIPQVKSDSELLFQDKDAIDKGKLFNAKDQANFDILFSRVKTEATQDVKVHAKHMEDYYKQFTFDDKARMLSVVVHDNLDGDSLFVGHVGVLVPTTDGYLFVEKLTFEEPYQAIKFASKKDCYKYLTTKYKDYTGPGLAKPFIMDNGKWVDMD, encoded by the coding sequence ATGATAACTTTGAAAAAACAGACGCTAATTCTTTTATCTATCTCTAGCCTGCTACTCGTCGGTTTAGCAGTTTTTGCACATCTCCACAAAAAAGAGGAGCAAGCAAATTACTCCAACCTTAATAGTAAGGCTAGTATTAGTGAGGTGCGAGCCCTACTCTCGAAACATTTGAACGAGGAGAGTGTGGATAACTTTATCAATCTGGTCAATGATTACAATAACACCGTGGGTTCTGTTGGACTTTCTGGGGATTTTGCGCCATTTACCAAAACGGACTATGATGTGGAAAAAATCAGTAGCCTGTGGACAGCCAAGCATGGTGACTTTATCGGTACCAACTGCCGTATCAACACCTACACGCTACTGAAAGGCAAAATCAAGATTCCTCAAGTCAAAAGTGATAGTGAGCTCCTTTTCCAAGACAAGGACGCCATTGACAAGGGCAAGCTCTTTAATGCCAAGGACCAGGCAAACTTTGACATTCTTTTTTCAAGGGTCAAGACTGAAGCTACCCAAGATGTCAAGGTTCACGCCAAGCATATGGAGGATTACTACAAACAGTTCACCTTTGATGACAAGGCACGCATGCTGTCGGTTGTTGTCCACGATAATTTGGATGGTGATTCCCTTTTTGTTGGTCACGTCGGAGTCTTGGTGCCTACGACGGATGGCTACTTATTTGTTGAAAAGTTGACCTTTGAAGAGCCCTATCAAGCCATAAAATTTGCTAGCAAGAAAGACTGTTACAAGTATCTCACAACCAAGTACAAGGACTATACCGGACCAGGTCTAGCCAAACCCTTTATCATGGACAATGGCAAATGGGTGGATATGGACTAG
- a CDS encoding HD domain-containing protein, with amino-acid sequence MIEERILAAKQYVKTLFADRADGHDVAHTLRVYTNAMKIAQAEGLCDLEIVGLSALLHDADDYKLFQTENNANARMFLEEIGAPKKQIDQICRVINAVSFSKNRGKHPESLEGKIVQDADRLDAIGAIGIARTFSYGGHKGRPLTDTVQHFHDKLLLLKDEMNTETAKQMAESRHQFLITFLKELEKELD; translated from the coding sequence ATGATTGAAGAACGAATTCTTGCTGCTAAGCAGTATGTTAAAACCTTATTTGCTGATCGAGCGGATGGCCATGATGTGGCGCATACCCTTCGCGTCTATACCAATGCTATGAAAATCGCACAAGCAGAAGGTCTATGTGATCTGGAGATAGTGGGCTTGTCAGCTCTTCTTCACGATGCTGATGATTATAAATTGTTTCAAACAGAGAATAATGCGAATGCTCGCATGTTTCTAGAAGAGATTGGTGCTCCTAAAAAGCAAATCGACCAGATTTGTCGGGTTATCAATGCTGTTTCTTTCAGCAAAAATCGCGGTAAACATCCAGAATCGTTAGAAGGCAAGATTGTCCAGGATGCAGACCGCCTGGATGCGATAGGAGCTATAGGAATTGCGCGAACTTTTTCCTATGGTGGCCACAAAGGGAGACCCCTTACTGATACCGTCCAACATTTCCACGACAAGTTGCTCCTCTTAAAAGATGAAATGAACACGGAGACTGCCAAACAAATGGCAGAAAGTCGCCATCAATTTTTAATCACCTTTCTAAAAGAACTAGAGAAGGAATTGGACTGA
- a CDS encoding FecCD family ABC transporter permease: MPFKKTKHLVFSRYLSLLCLLLFLVVASVFVAVSLGAVTIDIGDTYGVIFSKLGLPIASQNIAKPLEAIIWNMRVPRVILGLIVGAGLSMSGSVMQSTVNNPIAEPYILGISAGATFGATFAIILGLKTVVGLGAFVGAILATVLVLIIASMQGRVTTSGLILSGTVVNALFIAFANFIISIGATADSVMTIKFWTMGSLTGTSWSDLMLPAVVVGLAFLFFSTQYRVFNAMMMGDEAALTLGIPLKLYWYLYIAIVAIITAVLVSSCGIIGFVGLITPHIARSLVGTNYRKLFPVATLLGSLFVVWADVLARILVKNAELPIGIFTALVGAPFFIYIVTKNRRKVV; encoded by the coding sequence ATGCCTTTTAAAAAAACAAAACACCTTGTTTTTTCCCGCTACCTAAGCCTGCTCTGTTTGCTTCTATTTTTAGTAGTAGCATCAGTTTTTGTTGCAGTGTCCTTAGGAGCGGTCACTATAGATATAGGTGATACCTATGGTGTCATCTTCAGTAAATTGGGGCTTCCGATTGCCAGTCAAAACATAGCCAAACCACTTGAAGCTATTATCTGGAATATGCGAGTTCCTAGGGTTATCCTGGGGTTAATAGTTGGTGCAGGCCTTTCCATGTCTGGGAGTGTCATGCAGTCAACCGTCAATAATCCTATTGCTGAGCCCTATATATTAGGAATCTCGGCGGGTGCAACTTTTGGAGCAACCTTTGCCATCATTTTAGGCCTTAAAACTGTAGTAGGCTTGGGTGCCTTTGTGGGTGCTATCTTAGCGACGGTTCTTGTACTAATTATTGCCTCTATGCAGGGGAGAGTGACCACATCTGGCTTGATTTTATCTGGAACGGTTGTTAATGCCCTCTTTATTGCCTTTGCCAATTTTATAATCTCTATTGGAGCGACAGCAGATAGTGTCATGACCATTAAGTTTTGGACCATGGGTTCATTGACAGGAACATCTTGGTCAGATTTGATGCTTCCAGCAGTAGTGGTTGGTTTGGCCTTTCTCTTTTTCTCAACTCAGTATCGTGTCTTCAATGCCATGATGATGGGCGATGAAGCAGCTTTGACTTTAGGGATCCCACTTAAACTCTATTGGTATCTTTATATCGCCATCGTTGCGATCATAACGGCAGTCTTGGTTTCTAGTTGTGGTATTATTGGCTTTGTGGGCTTGATTACCCCCCATATTGCTAGAAGTTTAGTCGGGACTAATTATCGTAAGCTTTTTCCAGTAGCAACTCTCCTAGGTTCCTTGTTTGTGGTTTGGGCAGATGTCTTGGCTAGAATCCTCGTTAAAAATGCGGAGTTACCTATCGGTATCTTTACAGCCTTGGTTGGCGCACCTTTCTTTATTTATATTGTGACTAAAAATCGTAGGAAGGTGGTTTAG
- a CDS encoding copper homeostasis protein CutC, whose protein sequence is MPIYEFCAENVTYLEKAFQAGAQRVELCDNLAVGGTTPSYGVIKAAVGLAKDYQAKVIVMIRPRGGDFVYSQQELAIMLEDIKCARELGVDGFALGALTSENQLYTEALKTLLDASRGLEVTMHMAFDQIPKAAQTSVIQWLKDHGVTRLLTRAGTPGTALDLRLKRYAELVQLADCQLDILAGGGISVANRDQFLAIPGLEQVHGTRVVF, encoded by the coding sequence ATGCCAATATATGAATTTTGTGCAGAGAATGTGACTTACTTAGAAAAAGCTTTTCAAGCCGGTGCTCAACGCGTGGAGTTGTGTGATAATCTGGCTGTTGGAGGCACGACACCTTCTTATGGTGTCATAAAGGCGGCTGTTGGGTTGGCCAAGGATTATCAGGCTAAGGTGATTGTGATGATTCGTCCACGAGGGGGCGACTTTGTCTATAGCCAGCAGGAATTAGCTATCATGCTAGAAGATATCAAGTGTGCGCGTGAATTGGGTGTTGACGGCTTTGCACTAGGTGCTTTAACTTCAGAAAACCAACTCTATACAGAAGCTCTAAAGACCTTGCTAGATGCTAGTCGAGGCTTAGAGGTCACCATGCATATGGCCTTTGACCAAATCCCTAAAGCAGCTCAGACTAGTGTTATTCAGTGGCTTAAGGACCATGGTGTGACGCGTCTTCTTACCCGTGCTGGAACTCCTGGGACTGCTCTAGACTTACGCTTGAAACGTTATGCAGAATTGGTTCAGCTAGCAGATTGTCAGTTGGATATTTTAGCAGGAGGTGGTATCTCCGTGGCTAATCGTGACCAATTTCTTGCCATACCTGGTCTTGAGCAAGTTCATGGAACACGTGTCGTCTTTTAG
- a CDS encoding ABC transporter ATP-binding protein, producing MDVKCKDIHYSIGEKKILNGVSLEVEGGQFQTILGPNGSGKSTLLKTIYRQLKPDSGQILLDGKSLDQVSLKETAKEMAVVTQFNTLQFDCTVEEIVMLGRTPHLSFLQKESERDHLLVQDALDKVGMSEKKTRYYSSLSGGEKQRVILARALAQEPKLLLLDEPTNHLDIKYQLEMLALVKELGINVLAVLHDIQLACRFSDYIYLMKGGEIVAQGVPRDAVTPQSLQAVYDVQSRITWTDDQQAMIQYL from the coding sequence ATGGATGTAAAGTGTAAGGATATTCATTATTCGATTGGAGAGAAAAAAATCCTAAACGGTGTCTCTCTAGAGGTTGAAGGTGGGCAATTCCAGACCATACTAGGACCAAATGGGAGTGGGAAATCAACCTTGCTAAAAACCATTTATCGCCAGTTGAAACCAGATAGCGGTCAGATTTTACTTGATGGTAAAAGCCTAGATCAGGTAAGCCTAAAGGAAACTGCAAAAGAAATGGCTGTTGTGACACAGTTTAACACCCTTCAATTTGATTGCACGGTGGAAGAAATTGTCATGCTTGGCCGAACGCCCCACCTTTCCTTTCTACAAAAAGAATCGGAGCGGGACCACTTGCTCGTCCAGGATGCCCTAGACAAGGTTGGTATGTCTGAAAAGAAGACACGCTATTATTCGTCCTTATCAGGTGGCGAAAAACAAAGAGTTATCCTAGCGCGTGCTTTGGCTCAGGAACCCAAACTCCTTTTATTAGATGAGCCTACCAACCATTTGGATATTAAGTATCAGTTGGAGATGTTGGCCTTGGTCAAGGAACTCGGCATTAATGTTCTCGCAGTTCTCCACGATATTCAATTGGCCTGTCGTTTTTCAGATTATATTTACTTAATGAAAGGGGGTGAGATTGTTGCCCAAGGTGTCCCAAGGGATGCCGTAACCCCACAATCCTTGCAGGCAGTTTATGATGTTCAGAGTCGTATTACCTGGACGGATGACCAGCAGGCAATGATTCAGTATTTATAA
- a CDS encoding CPBP family intramembrane glutamic endopeptidase, translating into MKRKQALLLYLAGTLGQILLVSLIVLILRAGGVRVDYGTPIGLFTLMLGGLSSAIWGGYVSIRYHHSSFKQLLRDFFQVKQAPLNYLLVLIFIGLDFLPQVFSGEMISSTWYLPIILFVKALVFGGIEEIGWRYFFQPTLQEKLTFLVSTLCTFVAWSLWHLLYFYIDGSMATVHLLPFLLGLLSNCFILSAIYTKTRSLWLCVMTHALINALSQLSSVENIWLSLVIKVLIILLAMRIASSSVEKIK; encoded by the coding sequence ATGAAAAGAAAACAAGCCTTGTTGCTTTATCTGGCGGGCACCCTTGGACAAATTTTATTAGTTAGTCTCATTGTCTTGATTTTAAGAGCAGGAGGAGTTAGGGTTGATTATGGGACTCCAATTGGCCTCTTTACCCTTATGTTAGGTGGCTTGTCATCAGCCATTTGGGGAGGCTATGTTAGTATCCGCTATCATCACTCCAGTTTTAAACAGCTTCTCAGAGATTTTTTCCAAGTCAAACAAGCTCCTCTTAACTATCTCTTAGTCCTCATTTTTATAGGTTTGGATTTTTTACCACAGGTCTTTAGTGGGGAAATGATTAGTTCAACTTGGTATCTCCCCATAATTTTATTTGTAAAAGCCCTCGTCTTTGGTGGTATCGAAGAAATCGGTTGGCGCTATTTTTTCCAGCCTACTTTGCAAGAAAAGTTGACCTTTCTAGTGTCTACGCTGTGTACCTTTGTAGCCTGGTCACTATGGCATTTACTCTATTTTTACATTGATGGGTCTATGGCCACGGTTCATTTGCTACCATTTTTGCTAGGCTTATTAAGCAATTGTTTCATCTTATCCGCTATTTATACAAAGACCAGAAGCCTTTGGCTTTGTGTGATGACACATGCGTTGATCAATGCTTTATCGCAACTGTCATCAGTTGAGAACATTTGGTTATCCCTGGTGATTAAGGTGCTGATAATCCTTCTTGCCATGAGAATTGCTAGTAGCAGTGTGGAGAAAATTAAATGA
- a CDS encoding ABC transporter substrate-binding protein, translated as MNKKTFGIALIAAAVLTLTACSSTYKNSTSSSSAAKETVKKTNSETQYPLTVKTYDNQGTELDQVFKKAPEKVITNNLSSTEILIELGLKDKIVGMLNPDNEVTDKYKEDIASIPHIGDKKTISQEAILAYGPDALIGRNMMFSDKSMGTISTWNSNDIPVYTQKASVSTTKQDLNNIIEDVKNIGDIFNVQDKADKYAEQLQKRIDAVKKKNKSSDKDLKKALIMCAYNDETFGTYKSALQESMLNQLGYTNVATGTSDLTLENLVSMEPELIIYVTSDRNKAMDKDATDKMEKNAVLENVPAVKNKKIMTISYDELMDYGPSVIDSLEKVNDFVNK; from the coding sequence ATGAACAAGAAAACTTTTGGTATCGCATTAATCGCTGCAGCAGTCCTCACATTGACAGCATGCAGTTCTACATATAAAAACAGCACATCATCGTCATCAGCAGCAAAAGAAACGGTGAAAAAGACTAACTCAGAAACCCAGTATCCTTTGACCGTCAAAACTTATGACAATCAAGGAACTGAGCTAGATCAAGTCTTCAAAAAGGCACCAGAAAAGGTTATCACAAACAACCTTTCATCAACGGAAATTTTAATTGAGCTTGGTTTAAAAGACAAGATTGTCGGTATGCTTAACCCTGACAATGAAGTAACCGATAAATATAAGGAAGACATTGCCTCAATCCCACATATCGGTGATAAGAAGACAATCTCTCAAGAAGCCATCTTGGCTTACGGACCTGATGCCCTTATTGGTCGTAACATGATGTTCTCAGACAAATCAATGGGAACCATCAGCACGTGGAACAGCAACGACATTCCCGTCTATACGCAAAAAGCTTCTGTTTCAACAACCAAACAAGATTTGAATAATATCATCGAAGATGTTAAAAATATTGGTGACATTTTCAACGTTCAAGACAAGGCAGACAAGTATGCAGAACAACTCCAAAAGCGTATCGACGCCGTTAAAAAGAAAAACAAGTCTTCTGACAAAGACTTGAAGAAGGCTCTGATCATGTGTGCCTACAATGATGAGACCTTTGGAACTTACAAATCTGCCCTTCAAGAAAGTATGCTTAATCAGCTTGGCTATACCAATGTTGCGACAGGAACATCAGATTTGACTCTGGAAAATCTCGTGTCTATGGAACCAGAATTGATTATCTATGTAACTAGTGACCGTAATAAGGCCATGGACAAGGATGCTACAGACAAGATGGAAAAGAACGCTGTTCTTGAAAATGTACCAGCCGTTAAAAACAAGAAAATCATGACTATTTCTTATGATGAGCTTATGGATTACGGTCCATCTGTGATTGATTCTCTTGAGAAGGTTAATGACTTTGTTAATAAATAA
- a CDS encoding alpha/beta hydrolase-fold protein, giving the protein MTLLINKDFVCHGIRVTIALPESYDATKTYPAVFLNDGQLDYMGKLADSVILVGLEPKNRLDDFTPWYAQALRPGSPDFGGKLASYHDQLFGHILNSIQEEFRLDDSRMAYGGYSLGGLAAISSLYSSDKMPFIFSICGSFWYPDFVDYCQSHQLLNKSCSVYLCNGLTEGANHKNRLAKAPSFAKEVHERIKKQCLSTYSAFDPYGHHDNLQERYDGFSDWLIEEWKL; this is encoded by the coding sequence ATGACTTTGTTAATAAATAAAGACTTTGTCTGCCATGGCATTCGAGTGACGATTGCCCTTCCTGAGTCTTATGATGCTACTAAGACTTATCCAGCTGTTTTTCTGAACGATGGACAACTGGATTATATGGGAAAACTAGCGGATTCCGTTATCCTGGTAGGCCTTGAGCCCAAGAATCGCTTGGATGATTTTACACCTTGGTATGCTCAGGCTTTGAGACCTGGAAGTCCTGATTTTGGTGGCAAGCTAGCCAGCTATCATGACCAACTATTTGGCCATATTTTAAATAGCATCCAAGAGGAGTTTCGATTGGATGACAGTCGCATGGCTTACGGAGGCTACTCACTAGGTGGTTTGGCTGCTATTTCCAGTCTTTATAGCAGTGATAAGATGCCTTTTATCTTTTCCATTTGTGGATCCTTTTGGTATCCAGATTTTGTAGATTACTGCCAATCCCATCAGCTTCTTAATAAGTCTTGCTCGGTCTATTTATGTAACGGTTTGACCGAAGGGGCTAATCATAAGAATAGACTGGCCAAGGCTCCTAGCTTTGCCAAAGAAGTACATGAACGCATCAAAAAACAGTGCTTGTCCACTTATTCAGCATTTGACCCCTACGGTCATCATGATAATCTCCAAGAAAGATATGATGGTTTTTCGGACTGGTTGATTGAAGAGTGGAAACTCTGA
- a CDS encoding CPBP family intramembrane glutamic endopeptidase: MLNQLIKIPILSCSIIFVICSVARLIEYFYIRTDETFLSEIFLHKLFGILLLWGVLSICKLRWKDIGFSPDGIVSAIGKGLLFGLVCSVFAYTVECIVLLLLHGNVHLSFYASGFSLTNEKVSQAGILLILSSVLFNLINVWMEEGVFRGIFTKILEGLSYRKSILFIAFLLGIWHLVMPLRDYLQGESSLVNLIVMGIGYVILAGMMSIKWSLLYKMTGSLWFGLGDHFFNNLASNLVHVVSNSEADSLQIVRILLWQLLSFAIVLWGYQKRN; encoded by the coding sequence ATGCTAAATCAACTAATAAAGATACCTATTTTAAGTTGTTCAATTATATTTGTTATCTGCTCAGTAGCAAGGCTAATTGAATACTTCTATATTAGGACGGATGAAACCTTCTTATCTGAGATTTTTTTACATAAGCTTTTTGGAATTCTTCTACTGTGGGGAGTCCTTTCAATTTGTAAATTAAGATGGAAAGATATTGGTTTCAGTCCTGACGGAATAGTGAGTGCTATAGGGAAGGGGCTACTCTTTGGTTTAGTGTGTTCCGTCTTTGCATATACAGTTGAGTGCATTGTTCTCTTGTTGCTTCATGGCAATGTTCACTTATCGTTTTACGCCAGTGGTTTTTCCTTAACAAACGAAAAAGTATCTCAAGCAGGAATCTTACTTATTCTCTCAAGTGTGTTGTTTAACCTGATAAACGTATGGATGGAAGAAGGAGTTTTTCGTGGCATTTTCACAAAAATTCTTGAAGGGCTTTCTTACCGCAAGAGTATATTATTTATAGCCTTCCTACTTGGAATATGGCACTTGGTAATGCCCTTAAGAGATTATCTTCAAGGAGAATCGTCACTCGTAAATCTCATCGTCATGGGCATTGGCTATGTTATCTTAGCGGGAATGATGAGTATCAAATGGTCCTTACTCTACAAAATGACAGGTTCCTTATGGTTTGGGTTAGGAGATCATTTTTTCAACAATCTTGCTTCGAATCTAGTTCATGTGGTTTCAAATTCTGAAGCAGATAGTTTGCAGATTGTGAGAATCCTTCTATGGCAATTGCTATCATTTGCTATAGTGTTATGGGGTTATCAAAAGAGAAACTGA
- a CDS encoding TetR/AcrR family transcriptional regulator, which produces MAERKISEKSLENLKRFNQENKAITRESIEISLLQLLEKKDFKKITISELVERAGVSRAAFYRNYGSKEEILKSIFESSIAKITKSLDGYNLKTDLYQVWVYLLKEVKKEAKIISLAIDYNFEQVLIKAVYDFLEKRNGSSSNGAGSYLNSFWSSAIVSVISKWVKDGMKTPAEKIAKLGLPLFPQKRK; this is translated from the coding sequence ATGGCAGAAAGAAAAATCTCAGAGAAATCCTTGGAAAATCTCAAACGATTTAACCAAGAAAATAAAGCAATTACACGAGAATCCATTGAAATTTCTCTCCTGCAATTGTTGGAGAAAAAAGACTTTAAAAAGATTACCATATCGGAACTTGTTGAACGTGCGGGTGTATCTCGTGCTGCCTTTTATCGCAATTATGGTTCTAAGGAAGAAATTTTGAAATCTATTTTTGAGTCTAGCATTGCAAAGATTACTAAGTCCTTGGACGGCTATAATCTCAAGACGGATCTTTACCAAGTCTGGGTTTATCTCCTTAAGGAAGTCAAAAAAGAAGCCAAAATCATCAGTCTTGCCATTGATTATAATTTTGAGCAGGTATTGATCAAGGCAGTTTATGATTTTTTGGAAAAACGAAATGGTAGCTCATCAAATGGTGCCGGTAGTTACCTCAATTCCTTTTGGAGCTCAGCTATTGTCTCAGTGATTTCCAAATGGGTCAAGGATGGCATGAAGACCCCAGCGGAAAAGATTGCCAAACTTGGTCTCCCGCTTTTTCCACAAAAGAGGAAGTAG
- a CDS encoding DUF4767 domain-containing protein — translation MKAEEWLTYFIKIYGRRPKMTEVDEAIQNGSLLANRAEVESLLLASKKSFWQTLSQYVVTHKVAASVLAVSCMTLLGGGAIFAWHSLHSQAQQTSSLAVSSSSSQTGQTYSSDKSKQSSSKTSDSSSSSSSQSQSASSEAKTPAMDVEAIRKGDFSSIEGDWVSDGGHVVTITKSGLTKSEETGSTDGKTVVKDFNGQPMFYFADNGPGHGVNPFVPVPANQAAPSPDNSVKDTDRLVQIPESAGPGVVYTSYYRVKSKNQSNQTSPTNTTALWNSDKAAKLASYMVEFGHKMNQESYRRLTPNGSDDFFGAMSFAKNNRIIVGEKTEQNAPMTNQQKVDVAFSDDGTGTADYIIVDSYGYSGSAMILYHFTIHKGQPVVLVSMQNQGNPENMYYMYPTNNKDIQEAFANIVNDK, via the coding sequence ATGAAAGCAGAAGAATGGTTAACCTATTTTATAAAGATTTATGGACGTCGCCCAAAGATGACAGAGGTCGACGAGGCGATACAAAATGGTAGTCTCTTGGCCAATCGAGCAGAAGTAGAGAGCTTATTGTTAGCATCTAAGAAGAGCTTTTGGCAAACCTTAAGTCAGTATGTTGTGACTCATAAGGTCGCAGCGTCAGTTCTTGCAGTTTCTTGTATGACGCTTCTTGGTGGTGGTGCCATTTTTGCTTGGCATTCCCTTCATTCACAAGCTCAACAAACGTCATCCCTTGCGGTTTCTTCGTCAAGCAGTCAGACTGGTCAGACATATTCCTCAGACAAATCTAAGCAATCGAGTTCCAAAACTTCTGACTCGTCTTCAAGCTCTAGTTCTCAAAGTCAGAGTGCCTCATCAGAAGCCAAAACGCCTGCCATGGATGTGGAAGCCATTCGAAAGGGTGATTTTTCAAGCATCGAAGGTGACTGGGTTTCTGACGGTGGTCATGTTGTGACCATTACCAAGTCAGGGCTCACAAAGTCTGAAGAGACAGGAAGTACTGATGGCAAGACTGTCGTTAAAGATTTCAACGGTCAGCCTATGTTTTATTTTGCGGACAATGGTCCAGGGCATGGGGTCAATCCTTTTGTACCTGTGCCAGCCAATCAAGCAGCACCGTCTCCGGACAATTCTGTCAAAGACACAGATCGTTTGGTTCAAATTCCAGAGTCTGCTGGGCCAGGGGTGGTTTACACGTCTTATTACAGAGTGAAAAGCAAGAACCAGTCCAACCAGACTAGCCCAACCAATACGACAGCCCTTTGGAATAGTGACAAGGCTGCCAAGCTCGCAAGTTACATGGTGGAGTTTGGGCACAAGATGAATCAAGAAAGTTATAGAAGGCTAACACCTAACGGAAGTGACGATTTCTTTGGTGCCATGTCTTTTGCTAAAAATAACCGCATTATTGTAGGTGAAAAGACAGAACAAAATGCCCCAATGACCAACCAACAAAAGGTAGACGTTGCCTTTTCTGACGATGGTACAGGTACAGCCGACTATATCATTGTAGACAGCTACGGGTATTCAGGTTCTGCCATGATTCTCTACCATTTCACCATCCATAAAGGTCAACCAGTGGTCCTAGTTTCCATGCAAAATCAGGGGAATCCTGAAAACATGTATTATATGTACCCTACCAATAATAAGGACATCCAAGAAGCCTTTGCCAATATTGTGAATGACAAGTGA